The segment TGACAAACATTTAGAAAAAGAGCGCAGTGAAAGAGAACGTGAAGAACGACGACATTAGTTAGAACTAGAAGAGAAAAGAGAACTTCATGCTGTGTCAGAGAATAAACGTAAAATGCAGGAAATCGAAGTTGACAATCAATTCCAAGCACTTGCGTCTGAACAGAGTTGCGTTGGAATCTACACATGTGACAGAAAATCATCAAACTGTGAAAGGCCCGTAACTTCCAGCATTTGATGAATCTAAAGATAATATTGACGCTTACATCCAACGTTTTGAAAGATATGCAAGAGCTCAGAACTGGAACGTCGGTAACTGGGGATCTCACACAAAGAACAATTCGGGAGATTTTAATTATccaaaaatatgacataaacttcatcgcttagcaactgcattttcctattttgagtatgcagcaaatttacttCTTATCTGGTATATTGAGCTATGCAAGAACgaacatgatttgtttatattgataatggagatcaatgtataacatatttcaactggTTTATTGCGTGTGcttgtaaacaaatattatgtaataaaaggatacgttagttatgtttatcaaaaacaatatgatattttagaaCATCAGTGCGAGTAAAAAAAAGTCCACATCCTAATGCtcattttaagtttataataatttaatgtttgttgatgtaatttctttttattttgaagtgatttatttgattagaaaatAACAAGTGacaagctgtcaatgtgacagcataCCGGGTTTTCtcttatgtaaactgtatccataatccatgtcggccctgaattgataaacactaccaaCGGTATCCAATGAAATgaagtaccctatatgcaatattttgccaaaaattgatCCGCAAttgaacaacttcctatcttgaaaactgtaggaggaggtatccgtacaatgagggtaccctatatgcagtattttgccaaaaaaagacCAAGTTCAgaagctttaatttttttttatcagaaatcaaaatcctatcAATATGCACACCTCGAATATATGTACAAGTGATATGCAAATGAACAacatcctatcttgaaaactgtaggaggagttatccgtacaatgagggtaccctatatgcaatattttgtcaaaaaatgaccaagttcaaaagctcaaaagctgatattttattttttttaattaaattatcagatatcaaaatcctagcaatatgcacacctctgatatatgtacaactgatctgcaaatgaacaacttcctatcttgaaaactgtaggaggagttatccgtacaatgagggtaccctaaaTGCAATATtataagttcaaaagctgtaattttttcataaattatcagatatcaaaatcctagcattatgcacacctctgaaatatgtacaattgatctgcaaaagaacaatttgctatcttgaaaactgtaggagttatccgtacaatgagggtaccttTTGGCAGCCGCTGCCCGCCCGACATTTTCACCGTTTTAATAACCGgttttttcctttggaaaactcGGTTAAAAACAGAATGTTGAAACTCTTATATAGATtctttaaagctgacatgaattcataaaagcatttggtcgccatattagtttcgatcgctcctctactgccactggggtatatataccggttgagaaagttacggtcggctgctttccgatcgaggcattcactttgcacggacttctaaatgcaagAACTACACCTTGTACATAtagtaaaatgtagtaataaagaaaccaacaatcaatgaaatacaaaatatattaattctttgaaaggatgtccaaggtatctgtattattttgcacagacagtgctgccttgcttcgcatgcacatcgaacacgtgtgtcgttcatacagagtgcataacttctgcatcttcttgaaaaccctggcgacactacatccaacacagtagctaaatgatagtaaatccaagaaagtaacaacgtttctATTTGTTCCTACAAAAACTCCCCGtttataaaatccatgcgataattgacattgctcgatctgccacagcgtgtggtttgcgcatgtgcgatgttataacatacacaggaaaacggtctacaattatcgaggaatttctgaagtatctgcgcctggatttcagtctgtcttgcttcgtcgtttattggatatatcttgccagtgaagtggttgtcatattatttttgttcaaaacgcgattttacaagtcttttcgtccaaggtaacgtgttcgggtgtatgaaattcctgaatgcggtgaagcatgacgagggctctcggccttatatagggtgtgtgtagcgatgagcagaacaatagaaatcgacaactaatatggcggtagtcggagataaaagggaagtaatgcgtatttatgaattcatgtcagctttaacgtACCAATGGGGATATTATTGTTTGGTCAGCTCGTTTTTTCATAATCATTCCATGTTCTTAATTTTCAAcagagcatatttctttttccccTTTTATAAATTTAGTCATTTCAAAATGAGACATCAAACTTAATTTAATAATCAGAGACAATATTTTACCCATTCCCATTTCAGTCTCGAGCAACTATGACAGGATAGAATGTAAACATATCTAAATAATCCCctaaaaatgaagaatatgaaCCCGGTCAAGATTGTAATTCAAAACTTTTGGCATTGGTTTACATATttgtcaatatacatgtaggagagACATACTAGTAGAGATATAGTAGAAGTATACAAAAGTTTCCTATTTCACAAGGACATAAATTTGTCACATTTCCTGCAAATAAATGAAGTAGCATTCAAGCATTTCATGCATCCCTAGAAAAAGttgaccccccccctcccccaaaaataaaaactagataAAACACACAACTGATAAAACCTATTCTGTGTCACAGCAAATTTATGGTGCATAAACTCTGAAATTCTTTTAACCTTTGttcataaaaagtcattttaACTTGCATATAAACAGGCAGACATTCTGACAATAATTAATTTACCTATCGAAGAACACATGATGACCTTTCCACTTCAGTGGCTTGCATAAATGTTTGACGACTCGTTCCCCTAGTGATGGGCCACACATTGAATCATGTTTACCAAGATACACTCTGTAATCATTGGTGTAGCCACTTGGTTCACATCTCATCCATATCTACATGAAAATAAAGTGTCCATGTCataacatttatgatatttaacgtctcaatattttttcaatttcacatAAAAAGTGTCAGTAAACTttctggtatttttttaaataaaacttttaaaatattttttaaaaaataatgatcacCTAGGGAATCCaaggttttgaaaaaaagatatcaagattacaaaagttataaatattgaaatacctTTAGACCGCGCTTTATTGGTTTTCCTGGCGTGTACTGCTGTGCATAATGGTGTCCCTTGTACCTGTAGGAATATGAGAATTGAATCATAATATAGGCAAATCTATACATACTGGATAAAGTAATGTAGTAGGGAAGGAAGAatgaacatataaatataattaaaatatatggcTTGACTGTAAATCAAGGCCAGAACCCAAGAAGGTCTCACTAGCATAATGCTAACAAGTTGCGTTTAGAAAGCGGATAGAAAAAGAGCAAGGATGAATTGCTATGACATGTACCTTATCATTCCTTCATCTATACTCTGACACTTCCCTGGTTTGTAAAACTTCTGGAAATTTCCTCTTGTCATGTCGATAAGTGGTCTGATTTTATGAAGTCTGAAatgtaataaaacatgtattctaaaatgtatttggggaggggagggggtggtGGTGAACTTCAACTGCAAGCCCACACCccctttgaaaaattcaaagttaCATGTTTATAGTTCACATAGTAATAAAAATACCGTAACTAAAAATAGATCTTGGAACCCACCCACCCCTTCCCTTGTAAACAGAATTTCTGCatctgtgtatacatgtaatataccgTACTTGTTCACTGAGTTAGTAGTTTTGTACTCTAGTTTTGATATTTCGGTTTCAGTCAAAACTCTAAACCATGGTCCAAAACTTGACATGCCAAGACTCTACTAATACTGAACCACTGATTGTGACTTAGGACATGTCATTTACATCTGGTTGTTCATGTTATTTTCTTAGTAAAATGGTATGTGAATAGAAGTAAGCtatgaaaatcaaaaccaaatacaatttatattacTTTCAAACAACTTGAAGATAAAATGATCCAGTTTACATTTCatcgggttttttttgttttacttttctcCCTGCGCAATGCACGTGTCGGTTGGAATCACTCATACTGGGGGACCAAGTTTTATTACCAAAGGAActgaatgatataaaaaattgtttccaGTATTTGTTCAATGTGAATATTTTAGCACACGCTTTTCTGtttgctaatttttttatttttttatttttttttttacaaatgtgtcTTTACAATctttacataaaattaataatagcAAGCAAAAATATATCGAATTCCCTCACAAAAAGAAACTAGTTTTGAATAAACCAAAGCAAAACCATGTATGATACCTGTCATAATTCGGTGATCCAGCAGGTGCTTGAGCCTGGATGTCATTTATGTGCAGATACTGCAGCAATTTTTCAAACCTTGTTCTTGTCATGCATTTCTTGAAGCCTTCATTTCCTAGGAGAATGAAAaccaaaaatattaattcttaGGGGGTATattattaaggttttccgctctcagcggaaaaccttaccattattctgaaaatttttcaaatttcttattattttttttttcttctagacgccaactttgatccttaatatctcgctcgtttgttcaccgattgttttgaaattttcaggactgataacatgccgcgtgatgttgtcgttgcatattttagttgaggaaaatccctacccggttttgagttattccccttctagtaaaatttaacgacttcttttgtccagggggtttagctttaacgatgactggcagagtctcaaagatgggctggtttggaagttaatacattgaatttgtgcgagatatattttatttattatttaaatgcaaataaaagggttGGTAtggatgttgaaacaaaggtaagaaaaaaaattaaaaaaattcgtgaattttccgtgttagttttctacctgataaaaatttgttaaaacatgtattttaaaagttcttggtcttacccagacctttcattcggtataccgaaaaaggggctggcccttataattagggagttagaggcgtccaaagtttcttgtcaataacttaaaaaggaataaacatttttaatgcattattgaagcaaagttgtaaagaaattaattttgaatccttctatggtattcaatttaatgttttcgtaatttatagccagtatttgcagaaacaattgttgtcagttcggtccatttgtgtgggggtgcgcacgtttatgaggttatgaaagggcttcttttAATGCattaactgatacatgtagcgcgcaaaaataattccacataaatttcccaaatgtttttatacatatgtacattttcatttcatatagataaacctctttgaccttatttttgttgtttgtttcataactgtgcccctgtctatatttagatgcattacgagactcaggtaaccgatcgataggagagtcgctagctctattcaggccgtcgcctagacgacagtgcatgtgtTTGTAGAGCCGGACGTACacgtttaacgccccactgtgttactgtaacagagacattttgaattgtttcagtactgggagatgtgttaataaaatggttccaatgcatggtaattaaactcaacttttctacaatacgtatacacggccttcatataaagcacaatgtgtattactgacatgacaatgtacgctggcaatttgcgatggatataatattatcatcgtggagatgattttaaaaagtgaacttaatattcgtatacgataatatttgaatccaaagccgctagttttaagttacggttattagggatattaattatgacttgccccgcgtttcaggttttttacttgcaaaacatctacaaacgaaaataccaaacaaccttcagcagcaacttataaattatttattccatacacaattctaaagagttaattaaataaattttataaatgctttatacttgtattcgctatcttccatggaaaaaagtggcatggaaaaaatgttgttcaatgttcatcaaatacgctgtagccttagcaatcgaaaataattaacaaactgaatattgatatattgacatatcaacaaacattcagacccgcaatgtgtttttttacaagttctataaaatgtagactcaatgactgaattctttaccgttttccgtgtgggttattttgaatcacgtgtgtacgttatgtgtagccatatagttgaacactttaagtgtttaatttttaaaagaaattgtgtacatgcagagcaatgcaatgctaggacaacaaaattccaacaatgtacatggtgaggccggtcagactgatactggttctgcttgttctacaaatagcgaatgtaagacgaagtatttgggtgttatattttaaacaaatataagtattgctttcttaaaagcttgcattactcaacaaagtattttattggaatcattcttagttaccttagctacatatatgtaccgctcggtctgtatcccggaaaaattgactaccatccgaaatttttcatacaaggtctacagacttgcagctaacattacctttaaaatacattttagaatttgccgctgtttataaattcattaaaaagacgcgcagaatcaagtggtaatatgtcgtttgatatgggatttatgacgtctatttatattgttttcattaaaattatttcattatttcaagcttatgggtggaatgaaatcagtttcacatgttatatgacataaagatgtcctctcccaactttttctcgaagcaaactatttttataaaatttacataaaaaattgaattatcatggagttgcccccctccccattttggtagcatgtaaaaaaaaaagtggtatgaaaatcatgaaattatgagtgaaattttgaacattttggaaaattcaattttttttttaattttttgcttgtcaagatttgttggatgagtccccccccccccccccccccactttcaaaaacgatgctacgtgcttggaaattactcatttcttcATTCccctttttaataaacaaaacaaattaacaaacataaccgatctaaataaatataattacatgtatcaaaaataaacttaaaaaacaaactacacattcatccaatattgccttttcgatatttgtcatcgttgtagacccgtgtaacaatttgttaagtaggtgcttgcacgaaaaagaaccccttgctgatctacattttcattaacgcatacagagaaaaaatatattttgatttatttttgaatttcttttgatgtaaaaaaaagagagaaaaaattaattctcagtctctctttatgcctgtttgttagcggttaatcggttcattttgaatatccttttgtaatataaaaaaagcgatgtaaatttttttcatgcaatatttcggataaagcaatgaaaagttgtttcttgaaatattattagaccattaaattgtaaaatgctaacattgacaattgtgcccgatttcttttcttttaggtaaaactttattgatttaaggaggccgactttagtttgcattgcgcatctttttgcgcattctaatataatacagttgatttatacttcttatgattttttttcgatatcatttataaaattgaacacaataaacaaaatacagataaaatatttagattgttaaaggaaatttttatttttaacacgatttttacgttgtgcggtaggggagcattgtcattgcgcttttatgacgttatgataaaataaagctttgcaggagtacgttataagaaataacataaaagaaaaagtaaaaattgtacgctgttgaaattttatatacagaatgatgctatcctcgaggacattttcctcatttttggaatgaatccattataccaatcatctTTCGTGatgatcaaatattttttatattttaatattttgagatggtccccactaaaaaccagacggtagaattttgtgttttttacatataaggtaggaaaagctattaataatcatatataacaatttgagaaaaaaagctattgtagtattttttaaaaactgctttgatgtgcggaaagTGCAGTTTCctttatattcctatagtaaatgtacctctattttgagatggtccctaaaaagaaccagacagtcgattttcatgaaccttcgcaaataaactagagttgatttaaattacatatggttaaaaaataaagagttatgctattgtagtttttccgcaaaaaaacccaaatcggcctccttaaaaatgattctttgagacaaacaaaaagacataatcaataagagtttgacaatctctaactgcaggtccgtagcttttagtcagaaaaagaatcggatggacgacctaggacacagattGTCCATccgaatatcttgaaaattgccattattttcgtacgcggacgcaatactcaccgagactaaatagttcgtatcttaagttttaagttttaactgctttgaaaggtaatattggtttttgataattatgaacatgaataattaaataaaaatggttaaaattacagtaaaattaccggcatcggtcttctccgtgcgcggatctagaaggggaagggttccagacccccccccccccccccagcgaaatttctttcaattacgtgtacattataaacttgccaaatatgcctcggacatcccttggcaaactcaaataaccgtctgacttttcaacccccaccccggaaaaattttctgatccgcgcatgttccccctcctggaaatacaaaattattcttcaaaaccccttgtaaaatttccaggatctccgcatatatactaagagattcattggcgcttgcgttcgataaaaatgcgtgtaaaacgtttgccaatggtctttttaccttcgtaccgggcataaccacagtcccactctgtgaataaaatgcggcgattcaaactagagacaacgtgttaagatctgtatttgcttataaacatgtagtatcatcgtgcaaaatgcactgttcaattataattttttttttactttacttgtaaaattcaacatctgtttcgtaattttttctcacagtttatttcttacatagttacttttttatttagtgattgacacttttcagactttatatgtgatttcaaagagacagagtgtcatatctcaaggactgttaatctcttaaaacaacattgtgcaattatcagattttcatttcttggacatcaaagactcattgagtttatttaattattttatatctgtgaacctttcactcagcttacttatatcattacctgtcaatttatactcattgttaagattcttataaatagttatgtacaattgtcaatgcgcagtctggaatacggcggccagccccggccacgttgactctcccagagtcttgagtccggaggccacttctggccatatccgacttgtttgtaacatgtctgtctgttaaattgttataatgttgccatcgttgagtctcgtccaataacgtggaatcctgcatcaattgcctgtttatttctctggaactgtatactgctggaccttcgggaatacggcaaacctacccttcgttttagcttacggcccacagcgcgccccaaccttttaccttatacactttacgccaacattccctcacccggttcgtactgcacacgaccgatgcagatccagacgaattctctatcaccgtaaaatctacgcggtcacagaaatataatactttgtttctcagtgtttacacatctaatattgtactatggtcagctatcaatttttgtaatacgtcacaagtatgacgcagctacgacggaaaacctaatcgttgcttgcaacgagctcgtctctagtttaaATTACTCTTTCTGTGTGGCAGGTTGTTTTTGTGgtttttgttattctattttttttacaatataattttgtgtattttatatcGTACAAGCGGCTTAGCTTAGTGAATTTCTTGCAATATACAATGCATATCATATATTTTACTTACCAACAAAAGGGTTTTCCGACCAGTACATATCGATGCGAGGTAACTGATTTATTCCCTTGATAATATTCAGTCCAAAGAAAGCTTTCATTTCTGGGCTAGTTGTGGGGTACCAAATCGAATCGCGGGAACCTTTGCGAGTCATTTCCTGTTCTGCATATCTGTTCGTCTCCTGAGCCGCGGTTTCAAAGAAATCTTCGTCTATCATGAGATAAAAATACTTCAACAAGTCATCGTCAGGCAGTAAAGTATGATCTGGGCCTACTTGATCAGTAAATGGTGCTATGTCCACTGGGTGGAGATCGTAagaccagaagtcatcatcaGTTGCTTCTGTTTGTTGGCTGTCAGGCTCCATTGATGACTCTGTCTGCTGTGTATCATCGTCACTGTCTGTGTCCGATGAAAATTCATGTTCACTAAATAGCTGGAGATCTGAACCCTCAGACAAGGTATCGCTATCGTCATCCGATGAACTGTTCTCCATTTCTATTGTCAAACTCGGAAATCCCGCGCTTGTTCAATGTTTACATTGTAGCGTAGTAACGGAAAAGGGAGATAAATTCAGCTTGTTGTGATCTCGGCAAAAGACTTcgtattttataaaatgttgacaaaatatatatgattataaGAAGCAGTTACTAGCTTGGTCTATTttagttttatatacaaatataaaacgTAATGCAATCGATACTAGCCTATACCGCGTAGgtgaaaactaaaaaatatatgtacaacaacgTAATACTATTGAACCctgtttataatttgtttcttCTTAAAACAAAtcacatataacat is part of the Magallana gigas chromosome 3, xbMagGiga1.1, whole genome shotgun sequence genome and harbors:
- the LOC117686448 gene encoding piggyBac transposable element-derived protein 4-like translates to MENSSSDDDSDTLSEGSDLQLFSEHEFSSDTDSDDDTQQTESSMEPDSQQTEATDDDFWSYDLHPVDIAPFTDQVGPDHTLLPDDDLLKYFYLMIDEDFFETAAQETNRYAEQEMTRKGSRDSIWYPTTSPEMKAFFGLNIIKGINQLPRIDMYWSENPFVGNEGFKKCMTRTRFEKLLQYLHINDIQAQAPAGSPNYDRLHKIRPLIDMTRGNFQKFYKPGKCQSIDEGMIRYKGHHYAQQYTPGKPIKRGLKIWMRCEPSGYTNDYRVYLGKHDSMCGPSLGERVVKHLCKPLKWKGHHVFFDR